In the Haloferula helveola genome, one interval contains:
- a CDS encoding rhodanese-like domain-containing protein: MKKLILPLLAVFSLTACAADKVEPAKAEELIAKKAQLLDVRTQEEWDEGHLEGATRVEIGSDDFAAKVAEKFDKSKPLVVYCRSGGRSARAAKQLEELGFETVYDLKGGITAWKDADKKVVK; encoded by the coding sequence ATGAAAAAGCTCATCCTTCCCCTCCTCGCCGTCTTCTCCCTCACCGCCTGTGCCGCCGACAAGGTCGAGCCGGCCAAGGCCGAGGAACTGATCGCCAAGAAAGCCCAGCTTCTCGACGTCCGGACCCAAGAAGAATGGGACGAAGGGCATCTCGAAGGGGCGACCCGGGTCGAGATCGGCAGCGACGACTTCGCCGCCAAGGTGGCCGAGAAGTTCGACAAGTCGAAGCCGCTGGTCGTCTACTGCCGCAGCGGAGGTCGCAGCGCCCGGGCCGCGAAGCAACTCGAAGAGCTTGGTTTCGAAACGGTCTACGATCTCAAGGGCGGCATCACCGCTTGGAAGGACGCTGACAAAAAGGTGGTCAAATAA